GGTAGCAGCGCGCAGCAGCGCAGCCCCGCGCCGTGCTGCGGACCCAGTTGCGGACAGTGCCGCTGATCCCGTCACGCGCCGGTGCATTCCTGTTTCAAGCAAACCCGTCATCTCCCGCATCCGAAGCCCCCAAACTCTGTCACTCGCCACATATCCGTGACCGTCCTATGACGGCGCGGCGGCGGGACTATATCACCCCGCCGCAGGCCGTGCGGCAAAAGCGCCCTGCCCCTGCCTGCTGACCGTGCCTAACTCTCTGCCGGGCCAGCATTTCCGCCCCGGCAGCCCTGCCTTGCACCGCCATGCACTTGCATTCGGGAGGGCTTTGGGCTCGTTTAGGCGCTCGCTGGCCCCGAGGCAAGCCGAGGAGGCTGATCCGGGGACCATGTGGCCCGGCAAATTGGGCGAAAAGCTGACTTAACGACCACCGATCTGCGCGAAGAGGCATTTGATGGCGGCACCCGCTTCACCGGACAAATCCAACGGCATCACCTATGCGGATGCGGGCGTGGACATCGATGCGGGCAATGCCCTGGTGAAGCTGATCGCGCCCATGGCCAAGGCGACACGCCGGGCGGGCGCGGACAGCGATCTCGGCGGCTTCGGCGGGCTGTTTGACCTGAAGGCCGCGGGCTTCACCGACCCCATCCTGGTGGCGGCCAATGACGGGGTGGGCACCAAGCTGCGGCTGGCGATCGACACGGGCATTCTGGACACTGTCGGCATCGACCTTGTGGCCATGTGCGTGAACGACCTCATCGTGCAGGGGGCCGAGCCGCTGTTCTTCCTCGATTACTTCGCCACGGGGCACCTCGACGTGGCAGCCGCGGCGCAGGTTGTCTCCGGCATCGCGGAGGGCTGTTCGCAGTCGGGCTGCGCGCTGATCGGCGGGGAAACCGCCGAGATGCCGGGCATGTATCAGGGCGATGATTTCGATCTCGCGGGCTTTGCCGTGGGCGCGGCCGAGCGGGGGACGCTGCTGCCGCGGCAGGATATCGCTGCCGGTGACATCATCCTGGGGTTTGCGTCCTCGGGCCTTCACTCGAACGGCTTTTCGCTGGTGCGCAAGCTGATTGCCGATGCGGGCGCCAAGCTGGATGCGCCTGCGCCGTTTGACACCAACGCTGCGACGCTGGGCGAGGCGCTGCTGACGCCGACGCGGCTTTATGTGACGCCGCTGCTGGAGCCGATCCGCGACGGGCGCATCAAGGCGCTGGCGCATATCACGGGCGGCGGCTTCTCTGAGAACATTCCCCGCGTGCTGCCGAAGACGCTGGCCGCCGACATTGACTATACGAGTTGGGAGCTGCCGCCGGTGTTCCGCTGGCTGCAGGGGCTGGGCGGCATGACGGATGCGGAACTGCACCGCACGTTTAATTGCGGCATCGGCATGGTGGCCGTGGTGTCACCGGGGGATGACGCGGACGCCGTGACGGCGCATCTGTCGGGCCTGGGGATCGACACGCGGGCCATCGGGACGATCCAAGACGCATGAAGATCGCCATCCTGATTTCAGGCCGCGGCAGCAACATGCAGCGGCTGATCGATGCCGTTGCGGCACCGGATTTCCCGGCCGAGATCGTGTGCGTGATTTCCAACCGGCCGAAGGCCAAGGGTCTTGCGATCGCCGCCGAGGCGGGCATTCCCACGAAGATCATCGACCACACAGTGTTCGACAGCCGGGCCGCATTTGATGCGGCGCTAGGGGACGCGCTGGAGGCCGCGGGCGCCGAGCTTGTCTGCTATGCGGGCTTCATGCGCATCCTGACCGATGAGTTCGCCGCCAAATGGGAAGGCCGGATGGTGAATATCCACCCGTCCCTCCTGCCCGCCTTCAAGGGGCTGAATGTGCAGCAGCAGGCGCTGGATGCGGGCGTGACCATTTCCGGCTGCACGGTGCATTACATAACCCCGGCGCTGGACAGTGGGCCGATCATCGCCCAGGCGGCGGTGCCGGTGCTGCCGGGGGATGACGCGGACACGCTGTCAGCACGCATCCTGAAAGCCGAGCACCAGCTCTATCCACAAGCGGTGCGGATGATCGTCACCGGCGAGGTGCGCTTTGAGGACGGTCGGGTAGTGACGGCAGAAGGCGCGACGCCACAGCGGTTTCTGTTTCAGGGCTGACGATTGCGGGCATCGGCAGGGAGGCCGTGCATATGAAATCAGTGGCCGTCATCGGTGCTACCAGCCAGATTTCCAAGTTTATCCTGCCCCGTCTTGCAGAGAACGGGCATCGGGTACTTCCGATTGCGCGCAGTGCCTCAACCGCCCATGGCTTCGCAACCTACGCCTCGACACCCGGCACGGACGGACGCCGCCTGCCACCTTCGCCTGTTGATACCCTGATTTCGACGGCCCCCATCACAATCACCGACGACCTTTGCCGACTCGTAGACACGTTGCGCCCCGGTCACGTGATTGTCGTGAGCAGCATGAGCCGGATCAGCAAGGAAAATGCCCCAAATGCGGCTGACCGTGCATTCGCAGCCGAGCTCGCGCGCTGCGAGGACATTGTCCAGAACAAAGCCGCGGCGGCAGGAGCAGCCTGGACGATCTTGCGGCCCACTATGATCTATGGCGCTGGACAGGACAGAAACGTCTCTTTCATCGCCGATGTCATTAAACGGGTGGGATTTTTTCCAATCGTTGCTGGCGCCCATGGCCTCCGCCAGCCGGTTCACGCAGAAGACCTGGCTGCGGCCTGCGTGGCAGCAATCAGCCAACCGGGGGCGTTGAACAGGGCTTTTGAGATCGGAGGCGGATCGGTCCTCACCTATGCGGAATTCGTGCGGTCGATTTTCCACAGTCTGGACCGCTCCCCCCGGCTCTTGCCGCTGCCACTTGGCGTGTTTCAGGCCGCTGTCATGCTGGGCCGCCTTGTGCCGTCACTTGCCTTTGTCACACCGGGAATGGTTGCCCGTATGTCCGACGACCTGATCGCTGACAACACAGACCTTGGGGTCATTCTCGAGGTTCATCCTCGCCTTTTCGCGCCTGACGGGTCTAACTGAAGAGCCGGTTGAGCCTCTCCTCCGATAAGGTCAGGGCACAGACTCGCGCACAAAAAAGGCGGATGCCAGAGCATCCGCCTTTTTCGATCAGTTTTGCGAGAGGCTTCAGCCGACGATTTCGTCGTCGGAGAAGAAGAACTTGATCTCTTCGGCTGCGGTTTCCGGGGCGTCGGAGCCGTGCACGGAATTGGCTTCGATGCTCTCGGCGAAATCGGCGCGGATGGTGCCGGGGGCGGCGTCGGCCGGGTTGGTGGCACCCATAACTTCGCGGTTCTTGGCGATGGCGTTTTCGCCTTCCAGCACCTGCACGATGACCGGGCCGGAGGTCATGAAGGACACCAGTTCACCGAAGAAGGGGCGCTCCTTATGGACCGCGTAGAAGCCTTCGGCCTGCTCCTTGGTCATGTGGATGCGCTTGGAAGCGATGACGCGCAGGCCGGCGGATTCCAGACGGTCGATGACCTTGCCGGTGATGTTGCGCTTGGTGGCGTCGGGCTTGACGATGGAGAAGGTGCGCTCGAGGGCCATGGTGTGTGCCTTTCCTATGGAGCTTGGCAGGTCGCGCTGCCGCCTGTGCCGCGGGAGGAGAGACCATGCAATGCGCCTATGCGCGAGAGCATGGTGGACATCTGACGGGAGACGCTTAGAAATGCGGTTTCAAGAGGGCCTTGGATAAGGCTCAGGTGAAGTCGCGCGCGTTATAGCCGCGCTGCCAGCTTCCCTGCAAGCACCCCCAGGCTGCGCCCTGCCCTTAACCTTTCCACGCCGGATCAGGCAAAGCCGCACGCCATGCTGCAAATCAACGATATTACCTACCGGATCGGTGACCGGGTGCTGCTGCAGGGTGCCACCGCAGGCGTGCCCGAGGGCAAGCATGTGGGCGTGGTGGGCCGCAACGGGGTCGGCAAGTCGACCCTGTTCAGTCTGATCCGCAACGAGATCCCGTCTGAGACGGGCTCGATCTCGGTGCCGAAGAACTGGCGTATCGGCGGGGTGGAGCAGGAAGCGCCGGCGACGGATATCAGCCTCTTGGAAACCGTGCTGGCGGCTGACACGGAGCGGCTGGCGCTTCTGACGGAGGCGGAGACCGCCACCGATCCGCACCGGATTGCGGACATTCATACGCGGCTGGCGGACATTGATGCGCACAGCGCCCCGGCGCGGGCGGCGAGCATCCTGGCGGGTCTCGGTTTCGATGAGGCGGACCAAGCGCGGCCGACAAAGGATTTTTCCGGCGGCTGGCGCATGCGCGTGGCGCTGGCGGCCCTGCTGTTTACCCAGCCGGACCTGCTGCTGCTCGATGAGCCGACCAACTATCTCGACCTCGAAGGCACGATCTGGCTGGTGGACTTCCTGCGTAAATATCCGCGCACGCTGCTGATCGTCAGCCATGACCGCGACCTGCTGGACCAGGTGGCGACGGGCATCCTGCATCTGGAGCACCAGCGGCTGTCTTTCTACTCGGGCAATTTCGCTCGCTTCCAGAAGCTGAAGGCGGAGCAGGCGGAACACGACATTGCCCTGCGCAAGAAGCTGGATGCCAAGCGCAAGCATATGAGCGCCTTCGTGGAGCGCTTCCGCGCCAAGGCGTCGAAGGCGCGGCAGGCGCAGAGCCGGATGAAGGCGCTGTCGAAGCTGGAACTGCCGACGGTGCTGGCGGACGAGCAATCGGCGCCGATCAGTCTTCAGGGTCCGGAGGACCTGCTGCCGCCGCCGATCATCACCATGGAAGATGCATCCGTCGGCTATGACGAAAAAGCCATCCTGTCGCGGATGACCCTGCGCATCGACCAGGACGACCGGATTGCGCTGCTGGGCGCCAACGGCAACGGCAAATCCACCTTCGCCAAGCTCATTACCGCGCGGCTGAAGCAGATGGACGGCAAGGTGCGGCGCTCGCCGAAGCTGCGCATCGGCTATTTCGCGCAGCACCAGGTGGACGAGCTGCCGGAGGGGCTGACGCCATATCAGACCATGCGGCAGCGGATGGAGAAGTTCGGTGAAGTGACGGATGCGCAGGTGCGTACCCGCGTCGGCGCCATCGGCTTTTCCGGCAAGCGGGCGGACGTCAAGGTGCGCGACCTGTCGGGCGGCGAGAAGGCGCGGCTGCTGCTGGCGCTTGCCACCTTCGACAAGCCGCACATGCTGGTGCTCGACGAACCGACCAACCATCTGGACATGCAGGGGCGCGACCAGCTGGTGGATGCGATCAACAATTATCCGGGCGCGGTCATCCTGATCAGCCATGACCAGCACCTGATCGATTCCTGCGCCGACCGGCTGTGGCTGGTGCATGGGGGCCGGGTCGAGGCCTTTGACGGGGACATGGATGATTACCGCCGCCTGCTGCTGAGCCAGCGCGGCCGCCCCGGCGCGCAAAGCGACGACCGCCCGGCTGTGAAAGCCTCTGCCCCCGACCGTGCCCCTGCCCCGACCGCCGAGGACGAGGCGCGCGGCAAGGCGGCGCGCAAGGAAGCGGCCAAGGCACGGGCCTCCATCGCGCCGCTGAAAAAGAAGGCGGATGCCGCGGAGATGAAAATCATCGAGATCGAGGAAAAGATCACCAAGCTGGATGCTGTGCTGGCCGATGGCAGCCTGTTCGAGCGCGATCCCGCCAAGGCCGACCTCATCGCCCGCGCGCGCGGCGAACTCGGCACCCAGCTCGAAAAG
The sequence above is drawn from the Pyruvatibacter mobilis genome and encodes:
- the purM gene encoding phosphoribosylformylglycinamidine cyclo-ligase yields the protein MAAPASPDKSNGITYADAGVDIDAGNALVKLIAPMAKATRRAGADSDLGGFGGLFDLKAAGFTDPILVAANDGVGTKLRLAIDTGILDTVGIDLVAMCVNDLIVQGAEPLFFLDYFATGHLDVAAAAQVVSGIAEGCSQSGCALIGGETAEMPGMYQGDDFDLAGFAVGAAERGTLLPRQDIAAGDIILGFASSGLHSNGFSLVRKLIADAGAKLDAPAPFDTNAATLGEALLTPTRLYVTPLLEPIRDGRIKALAHITGGGFSENIPRVLPKTLAADIDYTSWELPPVFRWLQGLGGMTDAELHRTFNCGIGMVAVVSPGDDADAVTAHLSGLGIDTRAIGTIQDA
- the purN gene encoding phosphoribosylglycinamide formyltransferase; its protein translation is MKIAILISGRGSNMQRLIDAVAAPDFPAEIVCVISNRPKAKGLAIAAEAGIPTKIIDHTVFDSRAAFDAALGDALEAAGAELVCYAGFMRILTDEFAAKWEGRMVNIHPSLLPAFKGLNVQQQALDAGVTISGCTVHYITPALDSGPIIAQAAVPVLPGDDADTLSARILKAEHQLYPQAVRMIVTGEVRFEDGRVVTAEGATPQRFLFQG
- a CDS encoding SDR family oxidoreductase, which gives rise to MKSVAVIGATSQISKFILPRLAENGHRVLPIARSASTAHGFATYASTPGTDGRRLPPSPVDTLISTAPITITDDLCRLVDTLRPGHVIVVSSMSRISKENAPNAADRAFAAELARCEDIVQNKAAAAGAAWTILRPTMIYGAGQDRNVSFIADVIKRVGFFPIVAGAHGLRQPVHAEDLAAACVAAISQPGALNRAFEIGGGSVLTYAEFVRSIFHSLDRSPRLLPLPLGVFQAAVMLGRLVPSLAFVTPGMVARMSDDLIADNTDLGVILEVHPRLFAPDGSN
- the ndk gene encoding nucleoside-diphosphate kinase; protein product: MALERTFSIVKPDATKRNITGKVIDRLESAGLRVIASKRIHMTKEQAEGFYAVHKERPFFGELVSFMTSGPVIVQVLEGENAIAKNREVMGATNPADAAPGTIRADFAESIEANSVHGSDAPETAAEEIKFFFSDDEIVG
- a CDS encoding ABC-F family ATP-binding cassette domain-containing protein produces the protein MLQINDITYRIGDRVLLQGATAGVPEGKHVGVVGRNGVGKSTLFSLIRNEIPSETGSISVPKNWRIGGVEQEAPATDISLLETVLAADTERLALLTEAETATDPHRIADIHTRLADIDAHSAPARAASILAGLGFDEADQARPTKDFSGGWRMRVALAALLFTQPDLLLLDEPTNYLDLEGTIWLVDFLRKYPRTLLIVSHDRDLLDQVATGILHLEHQRLSFYSGNFARFQKLKAEQAEHDIALRKKLDAKRKHMSAFVERFRAKASKARQAQSRMKALSKLELPTVLADEQSAPISLQGPEDLLPPPIITMEDASVGYDEKAILSRMTLRIDQDDRIALLGANGNGKSTFAKLITARLKQMDGKVRRSPKLRIGYFAQHQVDELPEGLTPYQTMRQRMEKFGEVTDAQVRTRVGAIGFSGKRADVKVRDLSGGEKARLLLALATFDKPHMLVLDEPTNHLDMQGRDQLVDAINNYPGAVILISHDQHLIDSCADRLWLVHGGRVEAFDGDMDDYRRLLLSQRGRPGAQSDDRPAVKASAPDRAPAPTAEDEARGKAARKEAAKARASIAPLKKKADAAEMKIIEIEEKITKLDAVLADGSLFERDPAKADLIARARGELGTQLEKAEAAWEACHVAYEDAVEKAGLAAEDA